A window of the Pseudoliparis swirei isolate HS2019 ecotype Mariana Trench chromosome 13, NWPU_hadal_v1, whole genome shotgun sequence genome harbors these coding sequences:
- the LOC130203680 gene encoding C1q-related factor-like, whose amino-acid sequence MLVLVLVVLIPVLVSSVGTGGADDGASHYEMLGTCRMVCDPFPTADPGPQAGTDAATAGLRADNDADLRGHSIGPPLPTSSAHGPQGQSGRPGTPGPPGPAGEPGPPGPTGPPGDGVDIVRTGILGLGGKGAVSTTTYNTTPRVAFFAGLRNPQEGYDVLRFDDVVTNIGGNFEGSTGKFTCKIPGTYFFIYNVLMRGGDGTSMWADLIKNGLVRASAIAQDQDQSYDYASNSAILHLDAGDEVFIKLDGGKAHGGNSNKYSTFSGFILYAD is encoded by the exons AtgctggtcctggttctggtggtCCTCATCCCTGTGCTGGTCAGCTCCGTCGGCACGGGTGGCGCCGACGACGGTGCGAGCCACTACGAGATGCTGGGTACCTGCCGCATGGTTTGCGACCCCTTCCCCACGGCGGACCCAGGGCCGCAGGCGGGAACCGACGCAGCCACCGCCGGCCTACGCGCGGACAACGACGCGGATCTGAGGGGCCACAGCATCGGCCCGCCGCTGCCTACTTCCAGTGCTCACGGCCCACAGGGCCAATCAGGACGTCCAGGTACGCCTGGACCCCCAGGACCAGCTGGAGAGCCAGGCCCACCGGGACCGACGGGTCCACCGGGAGACGGTGTGGACATTGTGCGGACTGGGATTCTGGGATTAGGGGGTAAAGGGGCAGTTAGCACAACCACATACAACACCACACCTCGGGTGGCGTTTTTCGCGGGACTACGAAACCCTCAAGAAGGTTACGACGTCCTGCGGTTCGACGACGTGGTGACAAATATCGGCGGGAACTTTGAGGGCTCAACCGGCAAGTTCACCTGTAAGATTCCCGGCACCTACTTTTTCATCTACAATGTgctgatgagaggaggagatggcacCAGCATGTGGGCCGACTTGATCAAGAATGGGCTG GTCAGGGCCAGCGCCATCGctcaagaccaggaccagagttaCGACTACGCCAGCAACAGTGCCATCCTTCACCTGGATGCAGGCGACGAGGTTTTCATAAAGTTGGACGGGGGCAAGGCTCACGGGGGCAACAGCAACAAATACAGCACCTTCTCAGGGTTCATCCTCTATGCTGACTGA